DNA sequence from the Paenibacillus azoreducens genome:
TTGGCTGGTAAAATCAATACGTGATGTTTCGATAAGAGCGGCTGCTAAGGCAGTCGTTCTTTTTTTGACAGTATAGAATTTATAAGTTTTTTTGGGGGTCCCCGCAAAGTATTTGGAATAAGCATCGAAGCATAGGCTCCACTTTGTGGGGTTATTTTGACATGGGGTCCCCGCAAAGTAATCGGAATAAGCTTCAAAGGCTACACGTCACTTTGTGGGGTAATTTTGGCGGAGTGCTCTCTTCAGGATCTGAGGGGGTTTTTTAATAGGACATTTATACCAAAAATTGGCTAATGACTAAAATATTTGCAAGTTGGCGCAAAAGCGAGCATACAATAGCAACACTAAGAACCTTCTGAATATGTCAGTAACTTTTTTTACTTCCTGAAATCACCAATTCATTTTAAACTACATATTAGAAGGTATATGGGGGAATCCAATCATGCATTGGACTGATTTTGTAGTGATCATATCGTCAGGTTCATTTGGCGGTCTTTTGTCGAGCTTGTATATACATGACGGTGCCCTTATATTGCCGAAAAGAATTGAACTTGAACTCAGCGACGGAACCAAAAGGAGAAATTATCACATCGGATTTCTTTCAGACATTATCCTTGGTGCCGGCGCCGGGCTCATTGGAGCGCTTCCCCTCGGATTGGAGTTTCCGAAATACATCTATCTGGCCATTATCGCAGGGTTCGGAGGCGGAAGTTTTATTGCCAAGCAAGCGAAGCTGACTGCGGAAGAAAAGGTTTCTTCCCAGGATAAACTGCCGACCATTATTGCGTCCAGCGCGCAAGGGATGGATGGTCCCGAGGAGGTGACATTTGAACTCGCCATTTCAGACAGTAAAGGAGAGAAGTAAATGACCCTTGGTAAGATCACGTTAACAAATGATGAAATCAATGAATATAACAGGTTGAAGCAAAAGATCAGAAATGCCAGAACGAGGCTGGAGATAGCGTTGTACACAAAGCAGGCCGAGGAGATCCTGGAAAACGGGCGGCTCCGGTACATCAATAAATTGGAGAACAACAATAAACCGCAAATCAAAAGCATTCAGGACAGAAACAAACTGAAACCGGGGAAAGTGAAGCTTTCGGGTTATGCAGCCGCAAACCACAGCTACAACCTTCCCCACCATATCAAACGTCCTGGAATTATAACCAAATTAGTAAAATCCAACTCGGGCCGGTAAGGCTCTTTTTTGAAGATTATAGAATGTATAAGTTTTAAGCAGAGCTTAAGTCATTCTATAATCGCAAGAAAAACATCCGCTAATAGCGGTCTGTCTTCTGTGAAAGTACGTCGATAGACGTTTTTTTTATATATAGGCGGCAGACTTCCTAAACAAGCAAAAGCCCAAGATTCCTCTTCCTTCCGGCTACCGTATGATCTTGGAAGCAATCATGCTCTCCCGGTATTGCCGCGGCGAGGAGCCGACCGCCTTTTTGAACATTTTCGAAAACAGAAACGGATCGTTATATCCAACGGAACGCGAAACATCGCTGACTGTAAGCTCCGGATTTCCCAGCAGCTCGGCCGCCCGGCTCATCCGGTATTCGAGCAAAAAGGTTTGCAGCGATATCCCGAATTGATCCTTGAACAGGCTGGACAGGTAAGTGCGGTCCAAACCGACTGACCGGGCGATGTCCAGCACTGTCATCTTTTGGCTGTAGCTGCCTTCAATATATTCGATAGCTTTGCGGATGTAGGCCTCCCGGGAGTGCTGGGGCTTGTGGCTGTCGCTTTTCTCCGGAGAACAGCGGATCAGATCGGCAAGAATACGGTACAGAATGCTCTGGCTAAGCACGTCGCTGGCGCGGTCTTCCCCCGCTGACTTCAGATCCTCATAAAAGCATGCGAACCGGTTTTCGCCATATGCCGTATAGATCGGATCATCGCTGCTGATTTGTGCCCGCTGCAGCAGTGACTTGGCGCTTAGTCCTTTAAAGGCGATCCACGCATACGTCCATGGGTCTTCCAGATCGGCGCTGTAATGGACAAGCGTATCCGGGACAAGGACAAAACCTTGTCCGGCCCGAAGCTCATACACCGTCTCGCTTGTTCGAAACACGCCTCGTCCGCTAAGAATGTAGTGCAGGACATACGAGTCGCGCAGTCCCGGACCCCATGTATGGCCTGGTATACATTCCTCCATGCCGAAAAACAGCAAATTCAGATCCATCTGTCCCTGCACCGCAGGCGTGACGTGGTTTTCGTTGAAACGCGCCATGGCCGCAAAGCCCCCTTCAATATCCGTAAGTTTTAATCATATTATAACAGGTAAAATCACATATTTATGTTATGTAAACGAATCCACAACTTGGATTATGACATGTAATGCTGGATTTCCTCCATGTTCCTGCGTTGGTCCTAAAGGGTATATTTAGATCAAGTTCAAGCCAATCCGAAGGGGAGGTATTCTTCAATGTCCAAAATAACGTTTATCGGTGCGGGAAGCACGGTATTTGTCAAAAATGTGCTCGGCGACGTGATGACCACGCCTGCTTTGCAGGGTTTTGAGCTCGCCTTATTCGATATTGACGCAGAGCGTCTGCAGGATTCCGAGCGGCTCTTGAACAGCATCAAAAATACGCTTGGCAGCACTTGTTCCATCAAAGCCTACAGCGACCGCAAAGAGGCGCTTAGTGGCGCCAAATATGTTATCAATGCCATTCAGGTCGGAGGGTATGATCCATGTACCATTACAGACTTTGAAATTCCGAAGAAATACGGTTTGCGCCAAACGATTGCCGACACGCTCGGAATCGGCGGCATTTTCCGGAATCTGCGCACGATTCCCGTGATGCTCGATTTTGCCAAAGACATGCAGGAAGTGTGCCCGGATGCTTTGTTCCTTAACTACACCAACCCGATGGCGGTGCTCACCAATGTGATGAATACGGTAGGGGGCATCAACACTGTCGGCCTTTGCCACAGCGTGCAGGTCTGCGTGCCTCATTTGTTCGAATCGCTGGGGATGGACCCGACCGGAGTCGAATCCAAAATCGCCGGCATCAACCATATGGCGTGGCTGCTGGAAGTGAAGAAGGATGGAGTTGACTTGTATCCGGAAATCAAACGCCGCGCCGCCGAAAAGCAAAAAGAAAAACATCATGACATGGTTCGCTTCGAGTTGATGCTGCGCTTCGGATATTATGTGACGGAGTCCTCCGAGCACAACGCCGAATATCATCCGTATTTCATCAAGAAAAACTATCCTGATTTGATCGAAAAATACAATATTCCGCTGGACGAGTATCCGCGCCGCTGCATTAACCAAATCAACGGCTGGAAGGAAATGCGCGAGAAGATTTTTGCCAGCGAAAACATCGAACATCAGCGTTCCAAAGAATATGCGTCTTACATCATGGAAGCCATCGAAACGAATGTACCGTACAAAATCGGCGGCAACGTGATGAATACCGGCCTGATCACCAACCTGCCGAAGGAAGCCTGCGTCGAAGTGCCTTGCCTTGTGGACCGTTCCGGCATTTCCCCGACTTATGTAGGCGATCTGCCGCCGCAGCTGGCTGCGCTCAACCGGACGAACATCAACACGCAGCTGCTGACTATCGAAGCGGCCGTAACCGGCAAAAAGGAGCATATATATCATGCAGCGATGCTCGATCCGCATACGGCCGCGGAGCTGTCCTTGGACGACATCGTGGCGCTGTGCGACGATTTGATCGAGGCTCACGGCGGTTGGCTGCCTGAATTTAAATAAAGGCGCTTTTGCTTTGCATCCGCTGCGGTTACGGATTATTCCGGCGATCGCTAAGCTTCTTCGGAACTATTCCGTTATCTTCAAGTCAATTATTGCTGTTTGATTCAATATCAAGGTTCGAACCCTCGAATTAAATCCATTATGAAATTGACTTCTCTGCAGCTGCATTATAGCTCTATGCGGTCTGACATCCTAAATCCCCTGCCTTCGCATTTAGAAGAAGGCGGGGGATTTTCAATTGTATGAGCTTTTGCTGTTTTTGCGGCACCACGGGTATGGTGGGCTGTTCATGTTCGAGGCCCTGTGCCTGCATGAGCTAACGTAAGATACTGGGAAAGCGGCTCCCATGGTAGTTACAGTTTATGCTTTTTTATATATTCCGACGGATAACAGCCTGCATATTCCTTGAACAGATTGGTGAAGTGGCGCGTGCTGTAATATCCGACCTGCTCGGCAGCTTCATTGACCTTTGCACCGGGCATGGCCAGCAGCTCCTTCGCCCGCAGCATCCGCAGACGGGTGACATATTGGCTGAAGGTGACGCCCATCTTTTTATGAAAAAAAGCGCTTAGATGGTTGGGGGATACTTGGAACCGTTCCGCCACCCCGGCGACGGTAATGTCGCCGCAGAAGTTCGCCTCCAGGTAGCGGACGACCGCATCCAGCCAATCTTCTTTCTCCGGCGTTTCGGCGGCTCTTTTTCTCAAAATCCAAGCGCCTGCAGTTTCCGGCAGCCGTTCCAGCCATTTTGGATCATGCAGCTCCCAATCCTGTGCCGGTAGGGGGTGCATCATGCATCGGAGATATGAAACAAGCCGGTCCTTCATGACTGCAAGGCTGGAAGGCATGTTTGCCAACTGGCCTTGAAGCTTCTCGCAGCCGCTGACTAATTGGACATAATCGCCGTCCTGGCAGGCCCGGGCCACATTGGCGGCGATTTTGGCCGTTTTGGCGTATGCCTGATTAGCTGCGATTGCCTCCAATTCCGGCAGACTTAAGGGTGCGGAACCTCCGGCGACGCTGCGCAGATAGGATAATCCTCTCAACCGGGTGACTTCATCCCGCAAGGATTGCAGCGAAAAATGCATTTTGGTCTTCAGCCGTGTTAACATGCTAATGCTAGCCGGGGCCTGCCGCGTAAGCTCCGCGATTTGCTCGGACAGTCG
Encoded proteins:
- a CDS encoding AraC family transcriptional regulator, with the protein product MARFNENHVTPAVQGQMDLNLLFFGMEECIPGHTWGPGLRDSYVLHYILSGRGVFRTSETVYELRAGQGFVLVPDTLVHYSADLEDPWTYAWIAFKGLSAKSLLQRAQISSDDPIYTAYGENRFACFYEDLKSAGEDRASDVLSQSILYRILADLIRCSPEKSDSHKPQHSREAYIRKAIEYIEGSYSQKMTVLDIARSVGLDRTYLSSLFKDQFGISLQTFLLEYRMSRAAELLGNPELTVSDVSRSVGYNDPFLFSKMFKKAVGSSPRQYRESMIASKIIR
- a CDS encoding alpha-glucosidase/alpha-galactosidase, with the translated sequence MSKITFIGAGSTVFVKNVLGDVMTTPALQGFELALFDIDAERLQDSERLLNSIKNTLGSTCSIKAYSDRKEALSGAKYVINAIQVGGYDPCTITDFEIPKKYGLRQTIADTLGIGGIFRNLRTIPVMLDFAKDMQEVCPDALFLNYTNPMAVLTNVMNTVGGINTVGLCHSVQVCVPHLFESLGMDPTGVESKIAGINHMAWLLEVKKDGVDLYPEIKRRAAEKQKEKHHDMVRFELMLRFGYYVTESSEHNAEYHPYFIKKNYPDLIEKYNIPLDEYPRRCINQINGWKEMREKIFASENIEHQRSKEYASYIMEAIETNVPYKIGGNVMNTGLITNLPKEACVEVPCLVDRSGISPTYVGDLPPQLAALNRTNINTQLLTIEAAVTGKKEHIYHAAMLDPHTAAELSLDDIVALCDDLIEAHGGWLPEFK
- a CDS encoding response regulator transcription factor; amino-acid sequence: MNIIVADDEMLARETLIGILEDAGPEHEIREARSGQELIDLVRQKQPDIAFVDIRMPGKSGLEAIKECLLFAPSTQWVMLTGYAEFEYARKALQLGAVDYLLKPVDPELVEKTIREAKEKTGQDCLSLCREFEARMVPVFHNQHSAEPLRSSPAEADESWLAVIIYEDKPVAVSDAEASIPRLLRGMIREYCSRELLLALVTSGEEHILIGKAACRQERRHLLRLSEQIAELTRQAPASISMLTRLKTKMHFSLQSLRDEVTRLRGLSYLRSVAGGSAPLSLPELEAIAANQAYAKTAKIAANVARACQDGDYVQLVSGCEKLQGQLANMPSSLAVMKDRLVSYLRCMMHPLPAQDWELHDPKWLERLPETAGAWILRKRAAETPEKEDWLDAVVRYLEANFCGDITVAGVAERFQVSPNHLSAFFHKKMGVTFSQYVTRLRMLRAKELLAMPGAKVNEAAEQVGYYSTRHFTNLFKEYAGCYPSEYIKKHKL